Part of the Toxotes jaculatrix isolate fToxJac2 chromosome 8, fToxJac2.pri, whole genome shotgun sequence genome is shown below.
AATTCTCTCCTCTTATTCTCGCTGCGCGTATCTGGGCCAAAATGCCAACGGGGACGCTGGCAACACCCCCAGCCCGGCCATGCCAAATAACGGTCACCATGGCGACAGCAGCCACAGCACGGTGCACAGGACATATTGTGTGGGGCAGTTTAGGACAAACAACAAGAACTGTGAGAACCCAGAAACTGAAGGGTGGAGGGAAACAATGTGAGATGGACCGTGAGTCATTTCACACATCGAAGTAATGAGTTTCTAAACATTAATATCAATATAAGAAAAAAGCATCTCACTTTCAGTTCCTCAGAGTCACACTGCAGGGACCTGAGTCACAGCCGAACCTGAAGCTAATCAAAGCTTATGTAACTGTGCTCATTCACAGAAAAGGCTGCTTTCAATGACAAAGCCCCGAAGAGACGCAGTTGTTGGCAGTGATCAGCTGCTTTTGTTGATAGAGGCTTTTCAGGagcagatatgaagttgatctaAACGACGGTGTCTTCTCTGAGGGTGCTGCTGAGCTCGTTCCTGCacctttgtttttcatctttaacaATAAGAACTTCTTATGTTTAAgtttaaaatcaaaacagagaAGGGGCAGTTTGTAAAGGTTCTACAACAGTTAGTAAAAATAAGTATAATCATTTACAATTGTAAACACTTTGATCggattttaaaaattacatgTGTTATATGTTACTGTAGAGTTACATCAAAGACAGTTGGAGGTGTAATGATTATTGACTTAATCAGTGGATCTGAATGTTTTAAGCCCAaatgcttgatttttttttcgtctTCAGATGCTCAGATGAGAGGATAtgctgcttttctcagttttatgtCACTGAAAATGGAACATCTTTggcttttggactgttggtcagacaaaatgaTCAATCGGAAAACGTCACATTGGGAACAATTCTCCTTACagatcaaacattttttaaaaaaagaaagtgattgACAGATTAACcgatgatgaaaataacagtGATAACACCTAAAATTAGGTGGGTGTAAGGTGTAATCTTCTGATGTAGTCTAGTAACTTGAAAGTTTTGGGTCgattataaattaaaaattcagttttcaaGGTAGGAAAGGAAGGTGAGATCATCAGAAGCAACACCTGGAAAGAGTTCAGTGTTGTCTGCATAGCAATGACAATTAGCGATTGATAAGACCAAAATCAGCTTGGTGCTGTGCCCTAAACATTTTTTCAACCTACAATAAGATAAATCAGAGATCCAGAAATACAAGATTCATGCTCAGAATCCAACTGAAACTTCTCAAatgctgtgttttgtaaaaaaaaaaaaaaacaaacacagataatgACAGTCTTTTCTACATTGTGCAGGTTTCCAGGACGTCCATGTCATGATCTTCATTGGTTTCGGCTTCCTCATGACCTTCCTGCAGCGATACGGCTTCAGCAGCGTGGGCTTCAACTTCCTGATTGCAGCCTTCGCCCTGCAGTGGGCAACGCTCATGCAGGGCTTCTTCCATGGTATGCACGGAGGCAAGATCCACATCGGAGTGGAGAGGTATGTGTGAACCATGCATGtatgaaagcacacacacacacacacacacatagacaataTACTGGATGTGCAAAATGTGTAATCGACTTCCATTTACTCTCAGTCCTCTTAATTACAAGagtcacataaataaatataaatacagactcacaaaaatcttttttttaaattttacacacATTATCATTCAGTAATAAATTTAATGTTGTTGTCATTTACAACATTTTCTTCATGAActaaatcacaaacacaaacatgaaatttgcaaaggagaaaaaaaaagcagcacctCTGACAGAAAAGTATAAACTCTGTATTGTTATGTTTTCCATGCCTGCTGCAGGTTACTGtgctaatgtctttttttttttttttttttaactttgtctcTTTCAGTATGATCAATGCTGATTTCTGCACTGGCTCTGTGCTCATCTCATTTGGGGCTGTCCTGGGTAAAACCAGCCCGGTCCAGCTGCTGATCATGGCGATGTTCGAGGTCACGCTGTTCGCTGTCAATGAGTTCATCCTGCTCACTGCTCTGGGGGTGAGTTACGGATAACAGGTGTAGTTGTAATTACCTGAAgctgatgtgacatttttttatgattattataaGGAATGCAGCGCAAACCAGAACATCAACGACCAATCTGTGCAGAGGGTCGGAAACCTCAGGCTGAAGCTTCTGACTGAAGCTGTGCACTGACTTTGTTTCAGGCTAAAGATGCCGGAGGCTCCATGACCATCCACACATTTGGGGCCTACTTCGGCCTGATGGTGACTCGAATCCTGTACCGACCCAACCTGGAAAAGAGCAAACACAGGAACGGCTCAGTCTATCACTCTGACCTGTTCGCTATGATCGGTAAATATCTTGCAAAGTTGGACCTTTCTTTCTCAAACAAAAATACTTCCAGTGCTCAGAGGAGTCAGAGGAGTGATTCCACCCAGGCTAAGAATCTTTGCttgtgctgccatctagtggttacTACATGCCCTGTCAACTGGCGGTGGCTTACTGTGTCTCAAAAAGAGACTGAAGGatcacagattttatttgtcACCGATGTTTTGAACACACTTGCTTTTTTCAAGGCCTGAAAGACTTTTAAGGAAATCTTAATCCTAAGACGGCAGAGAGCAAAGCACCTTCTCTGACTATACTTGAGATTTACCCAAAGGAAAGTCTGATGTCCTCATCAAAACCTACTTTAACCAACTGCAAGTGCTCTTTTCAGAGAATGATGGACTCTACAGTGCTGGTCTTGTCTTTTCTCATCAGATAAAATCTCACAGACTGGCACTTTGCGGTTGCACTTGAACCATTAATTGTGAAGTTCCCACGACAGTGTTCCATTTAACAGCGTCTGTAGAGATAAATCAAACAAATGTCGTCCTTTTTGTTGTAAATCCATTCAGGTACCCTCTACCTGTGGATGTTCTGGCCCAGCTTCAATTCTGCCATCACGGCTCACGGAGACGACCAGCACCGCACAGCCCTGAACACCTACTACTCCCTGGCAGCCTGCACTCTGTCCACCTACGCCATGTCCGCCATCACAGAACACAACGGAAAGCTGGACATGGTGAGGACACAGGATTGTCATTGCTGAGGTGGAGTGTGGTTTTCCAAATCAAACCAAGGACAAAAAGTagtaaatcaaaataaatcataaatcataaataaaactCAACAGAAGTGAAGGTTAtcagcagataaaataaaaactcagaagTAATAAAAAAGAATCAGAGAACCAGGTTTCTGTAACGTCCTGACTTCCTGTCAGCAGGGCGGGTCTCAGCTTATCAGGGTTTGAAACTCATGACAGAGTCGCTCATAAGATAACAGCTGATGAGTGGATCACGTGGAGGTGCGTTTAAGCTGTGGATAAGTCACATGTCTCGGCGCTGTCAAACTCAGCTGTCAGCAGCAAGTCAGCCTGAAATCAAGATGGGACATTCCTGCAGTGATGGTAATCAAACCTGAGTCAGTGCAGTGGCTCGACAAAGGGAGTGGACATACCATTTATCCTGCTGAGAGCTAGACAAGCTAATCTGTCATGCATTCCACCTGTTTGCTGCCACGAATCCACGTGGTGTGACAGAGACGGCGGTGCCACAGAGTTTCTGCTGCTCACTTCAGAAACTCGAACACATCGAATCCTCTGATTTTTCAACTTGCTCCCTCCACACGTGTGCTGCTTTGGCAAACCGCAGCCCTCCACCtcccaaaacacacatcagcGCAGTACGCTGTTTGcgttttactgtgtgtgcttTGTTGTACTTGTGACCACACCTGCCTTCGCCTGgcagtttttattaaatttaatgTGAAGTTAAAGATGATGCTGATTTTTAAGTTTAACATTCAAAGTTGGCAAATAATCATTGTTTATTCACTCTGCTTCACCAGGATTTTAGAAACAtggttttctcctcttttcatgTTTGGATTTTTCTACTTTACTTGTACTGTTGTACtttctgtacattttatttctcaACATTAAGgtttaaattatatttcaaaTCCTTCTCTGCGCAGCCAGTAGTAAAATTTTGGTGGGGATATACTTTTGTTGTGATATCTCAGGATTAAAGTGTGTTTCACTGATGCAGGATTACAGGTTCCTCTGCATCTGCAAAGTTCTTCAAAGTAGCATTTAAAATCTTTTGTGCTCTTCAGGTCCACATCCAAAATGCTGCCCTGGCCGGCGGAGTCGCAGCGGGAACGGCTGGTGAAATGATGCTGACACCGTTTGGCTCCATGATTGTCGGTTTCCTGGCGGGCATTATCTCTGTCCTGGGCTTCAAGTACCTCTCAGTAAGGATAATTCAGCATCTTACGTTATATGGTGAAGATACTGTTCACCTGAGAGGCGGAGCTGTGgggaaaagacaaacacaggactCTGAACCATCTGTTTTCATctcatcagtaaaaaaaaaacacctgtcaGTGCTCTCAGTTGTTTCTGCTGTCACGTAGCTGACTGTAATCAGACCTAATACAGTCCACCAGTCACTGAAGAGAGATCACAGTTAAATATCACAGAGAATGCAGTTAAGTCGTGATCAGCACggtctcttcctcttctcctcctttcagCCCATCCTGGAGTCAAAGCTCAAGATCCAAGACACCTGCGGGGTTCACAACCTGCACGGCATGCCCGGCATCCTGGGCGCTGTCGTGGGAGCAGTTACTGCTGCTCTGGCAACCGTGGACATTTATGGAGACGGGTAAACATTTGATTTGTGCCGTCGTAGCCATAAAACACCTGATTCATGTTATCCCAGGCTTTTTTCCTGAGTCACATCTGTGGATCTGTGAAAACCACCCAGCAGTGTTAAACCTCAGCTGACTTGttgtccttttcctctctgtgtgtttcaggatggAAGACGTGTTCCCTGACGTGGCCAGCGGAGACATCACTGCGTCTTTCCAGGGCGTTCGTCAGGCCATTTCCCTCGCTGTCACCCTGGGCATGGCCCTGCTGGGAGGGCTTATTGTCGGTAGGTCAACTCAACAACACAGCCTTTAGTTGTTTTTCAAAACAACAGCGAACACTATAGTCCCAACTATACTACACTCAAAAACCCTCCTTCGGCGGGTTCGACTGTATTTATATGCTGTAGCACGTTCTGTGACAAGTCAAGTGCGCttttaacaaaaacatgcatctgCAAATATCCCCCCACCCAAAGTAAGTGACCTGCTCTCTCCTCGTGTGTTAGGCTTCATTTTGAAGCTTCCCATCTTCGGAGCTCCTCCTGACGCCATCTGCTTTGAGGACAGCATCTACTGGGAGGTGAGTCTGACTAAAGGAGACAGCAGTGCTTTATTTTTGCAGGCTGGGATTTCTGAATGATTTCCCACAAATTTTCCATTCCAATTTTCCAGTAATTGCAGTTAATTAATAACCATGAGGGTCTTTAGTCAGagcaaaacaggaagtgaagtgaagtgaaagctGAAGTATCATTATTAGACTTTCCTGGTATAGAAGAGAGAGAATTTAAATTTGACAAAAGTATTTAAATCCATATGATCAACGACTGTGACGCTGCTAAGGCAGTAGCGCTGTTTGACCACCAGGTGGAGCAAATGCACCACCACACCACTGGACAAACCAGGTGGGTCACAGGGACAGAAACCCTCCTGGTTGATGTCACACTGAACTGACGTCATGTTCATTTGCCCACGATGCAAT
Proteins encoded:
- the rhbg gene encoding ammonium transporter Rh type B; its protein translation is MADGASTNMRLKLPITCFILEIILIILFGVLVQYDKETDAREWHNESHSNYENDFYYRYPSFQDVHVMIFIGFGFLMTFLQRYGFSSVGFNFLIAAFALQWATLMQGFFHGMHGGKIHIGVESMINADFCTGSVLISFGAVLGKTSPVQLLIMAMFEVTLFAVNEFILLTALGAKDAGGSMTIHTFGAYFGLMVTRILYRPNLEKSKHRNGSVYHSDLFAMIGTLYLWMFWPSFNSAITAHGDDQHRTALNTYYSLAACTLSTYAMSAITEHNGKLDMVHIQNAALAGGVAAGTAGEMMLTPFGSMIVGFLAGIISVLGFKYLSPILESKLKIQDTCGVHNLHGMPGILGAVVGAVTAALATVDIYGDGMEDVFPDVASGDITASFQGVRQAISLAVTLGMALLGGLIVGFILKLPIFGAPPDAICFEDSIYWEVPGDEPSHDDQLTTVRTEESEKLNS